From Penaeus vannamei isolate JL-2024 chromosome 12, ASM4276789v1, whole genome shotgun sequence, the proteins below share one genomic window:
- the Ypel gene encoding protein yippee-like 2, protein MFLDAPAHGRATSSAGKGRVRVLECLAPWLCISAARPVGSVGSGAARQQQQQEGQQQQQPGEPGAGWLRDTRTAPSDRTRPHSAPVPITTTMVKTFQAYLPSCHRTYSCIHCRAHLANHDELISKSFQGSQGRAYLFNSVVNVGCGPAEERVLLTGLHAVADIYCECCKTTLGWKYEHAFESSQKYKEGKYIIELAHMIKDNGWD, encoded by the exons GCAGGGTGAGAGTGCTGGAGTGCCTGGCGCCGTGGCTGTGCATTAGCGCAGCTCGCCCGGTGGGGTCCGTGGGGTCGGGGGCGgcgcggcagcagcagcagcaggagggacagcagcagcagcagccaggaGAGCCCGGGGCTGGGTGGCTCCGCGACACCAGGACCGCACCCAGCGACCGAACCCGCCCTCACTCGGCGCCCGTGCCGATCACCACAACCATGGTCAAAACGTTTCAG GCGTACCTCCCCTCGTGCCACCGGACGTACTCGTGCATACACTGCCGAGCACACCTGGCCAACCATGACGAACTGATATCCAAG tCATTTCAGGGCAGTCAAGGCAGAGCGTACCTATTCAATTCTGT GGTGAATGTAGGATGTGGGCCTGCGGAGGAACGGGTACTGTTAACCGGCCTCCATGCAGTGGCAGATATATACTGTGAATGTTGTAAAACAACTCTAGGTTGGAAATAT GAACATGCATTTGAATCGAGTCAGAAGTACAAGGAGGGGAAGTACATCATCGAACTGGCACATATGATCAAAGATAATGGGTGGGACTGA